The following coding sequences lie in one Rutidosis leptorrhynchoides isolate AG116_Rl617_1_P2 chromosome 6, CSIRO_AGI_Rlap_v1, whole genome shotgun sequence genomic window:
- the LOC139852656 gene encoding KH domain-containing protein At3g08620-like isoform X1 produces MSSLYGQKLNCSPARAPASPHIWTNTNIEYSYIAELLEEKKKLAPFVQVLPICNRLLNQEIMRASGRIPNPVFTDYERLQRGSPSPLNPLDIMPDVAAKALGRWNGNGNGAWSPLQHERFGGPPIEHWNAAPASPNSFNVKKVLRLDIPVDRFPNFNFIGRLLGPRGNSLKRVEASTGCCVFIRGRGSIKDPEKEESLRGRLGYEHLNEPLHILIEAEMSPSIIDMHLRQAQEIIEELLKPVDESQDLYKRQQLRELAMLNNNLREHSPQPRGSVSPFGSIGMKRAKTGF; encoded by the exons ATGTCAAGTTTATATGGTCAGAAATTGAACTGCTCACCTGCTAGAGCCCCTGCTTCACCACATATATGGACCAACACAAATATTGAATA CTCATACATTGCAGAGCTATTGGAAGAAAAGAAAAAGTTGGCTCCTTTCGTGCAAGTTCTTCCTATCTGTAATAGATTGTTAAATCAAG AGATAATGAGGGCTTCAGGGAGGATCCCAAATCCCGTATTTACTGATTACGAAAGACTGCAACGTGGAAGTCCAAGTCCTTTGAACCCGTTAGATATTATGCCTGATGTTGCAGCTAAAGCTTTAGGACGTTGGAATGGGAACGGAAATGGTGCTTGGAGTCCGCTTCAACATGAG CGATTTGGTGGGCCACCGATTGAGCACTGGAATGCAGCACCTGCGAGCCCAAATTCCTTTAATGTAAAGAAGGTGCTGCGTTTGGATATACCCGTTGACAGATTCCCTAAT TTCAATTTTATCGGGAGGCTTTTAGGTCCAAGAGGAAATTCGTTAAAGCGAGTCGAAGCATCTACTGGATGTTGTGTTTTTATCCGAGGAAGGGGTTCTATTAAAGACCCTGAGAag GAGGAGAGTTTAAGGGGCAGACTAGGGTATGAGCATCTTAATGAACCACTGCACATTTTAATAGAAGCCGAAATGTCTCCAAGCATCATTGATATGCATCTGAGACAAGCACAAGAAATTATCGAAGAGCTGCTCAAACCTGTG GATGAATCGCAGGATCTGTACAAAAGGCAACAATTGAGAGAGTTAGCTATGCTAAATAACAACTTGAGAGAGCATAGTCCACAGCCTAGAGGCAGCGTGTCACCTTTCGGTTCCATTGGAATGAAGCGTGCCAAAACCGGCTTTTGA
- the LOC139852656 gene encoding KH domain-containing protein At3g08620-like isoform X2, producing the protein MVQLNLNLSSNEIMRASGRIPNPVFTDYERLQRGSPSPLNPLDIMPDVAAKALGRWNGNGNGAWSPLQHERFGGPPIEHWNAAPASPNSFNVKKVLRLDIPVDRFPNFNFIGRLLGPRGNSLKRVEASTGCCVFIRGRGSIKDPEKEESLRGRLGYEHLNEPLHILIEAEMSPSIIDMHLRQAQEIIEELLKPVDESQDLYKRQQLRELAMLNNNLREHSPQPRGSVSPFGSIGMKRAKTGF; encoded by the exons ATGGTGCAGCTAAATTTGAACTTATCGAGCAATG AGATAATGAGGGCTTCAGGGAGGATCCCAAATCCCGTATTTACTGATTACGAAAGACTGCAACGTGGAAGTCCAAGTCCTTTGAACCCGTTAGATATTATGCCTGATGTTGCAGCTAAAGCTTTAGGACGTTGGAATGGGAACGGAAATGGTGCTTGGAGTCCGCTTCAACATGAG CGATTTGGTGGGCCACCGATTGAGCACTGGAATGCAGCACCTGCGAGCCCAAATTCCTTTAATGTAAAGAAGGTGCTGCGTTTGGATATACCCGTTGACAGATTCCCTAAT TTCAATTTTATCGGGAGGCTTTTAGGTCCAAGAGGAAATTCGTTAAAGCGAGTCGAAGCATCTACTGGATGTTGTGTTTTTATCCGAGGAAGGGGTTCTATTAAAGACCCTGAGAag GAGGAGAGTTTAAGGGGCAGACTAGGGTATGAGCATCTTAATGAACCACTGCACATTTTAATAGAAGCCGAAATGTCTCCAAGCATCATTGATATGCATCTGAGACAAGCACAAGAAATTATCGAAGAGCTGCTCAAACCTGTG GATGAATCGCAGGATCTGTACAAAAGGCAACAATTGAGAGAGTTAGCTATGCTAAATAACAACTTGAGAGAGCATAGTCCACAGCCTAGAGGCAGCGTGTCACCTTTCGGTTCCATTGGAATGAAGCGTGCCAAAACCGGCTTTTGA
- the LOC139852656 gene encoding KH domain-containing protein At3g08620-like isoform X3, which produces MVSQKIMRASGRIPNPVFTDYERLQRGSPSPLNPLDIMPDVAAKALGRWNGNGNGAWSPLQHERFGGPPIEHWNAAPASPNSFNVKKVLRLDIPVDRFPNFNFIGRLLGPRGNSLKRVEASTGCCVFIRGRGSIKDPEKEESLRGRLGYEHLNEPLHILIEAEMSPSIIDMHLRQAQEIIEELLKPVDESQDLYKRQQLRELAMLNNNLREHSPQPRGSVSPFGSIGMKRAKTGF; this is translated from the exons ATGGTATCCCAAA AGATAATGAGGGCTTCAGGGAGGATCCCAAATCCCGTATTTACTGATTACGAAAGACTGCAACGTGGAAGTCCAAGTCCTTTGAACCCGTTAGATATTATGCCTGATGTTGCAGCTAAAGCTTTAGGACGTTGGAATGGGAACGGAAATGGTGCTTGGAGTCCGCTTCAACATGAG CGATTTGGTGGGCCACCGATTGAGCACTGGAATGCAGCACCTGCGAGCCCAAATTCCTTTAATGTAAAGAAGGTGCTGCGTTTGGATATACCCGTTGACAGATTCCCTAAT TTCAATTTTATCGGGAGGCTTTTAGGTCCAAGAGGAAATTCGTTAAAGCGAGTCGAAGCATCTACTGGATGTTGTGTTTTTATCCGAGGAAGGGGTTCTATTAAAGACCCTGAGAag GAGGAGAGTTTAAGGGGCAGACTAGGGTATGAGCATCTTAATGAACCACTGCACATTTTAATAGAAGCCGAAATGTCTCCAAGCATCATTGATATGCATCTGAGACAAGCACAAGAAATTATCGAAGAGCTGCTCAAACCTGTG GATGAATCGCAGGATCTGTACAAAAGGCAACAATTGAGAGAGTTAGCTATGCTAAATAACAACTTGAGAGAGCATAGTCCACAGCCTAGAGGCAGCGTGTCACCTTTCGGTTCCATTGGAATGAAGCGTGCCAAAACCGGCTTTTGA
- the LOC139855510 gene encoding root phototropism protein 2-like, translated as MRRLLIESEEPDLQMIDLSNIPGGAEIFEFITKFCYGVNFQININNIAALHCAAVYLEMTDQYCDKNLVTRTHGFLTRVALTSLSGAISVLKSCENLLPLAEELNMVQQCVNVITTKACNETKFPSGSRTNWWAEELSNVHISFFIKVIETMTSRGVQELVIAEAITTYAKRTLLDSAPPDSVNGKRDVLDSLVALLPAETQQPFYSTNFLCRLLRTAIFLKNDDDCKKQLENRILALIEQITVDDLLTLSYKLDEQRLLVLESVTRIVTRFVEKEMTVSIFNTSDYNHVSSPSIIKVAKTVDSYLLEIAKATELTISQFNEIANLMPKNVREVEDDLYLAIDVYLQNHPNLGEIEREKVCSAMDPLKLSAETRLHASQNKNLPLQIVLHTLYYDQLQVRSGQSTPIAQSMRHQVQADVALTKENEELRNELLAMKMYISDMEKKKAGTSSAKLKKPTLFSSITKTFGRLNPFKQVSKDTLSIDDGIDRTKPRRRRFSLS; from the exons ATGAGAAGATTACTTATAGAATCTGAAGAACCTGATTTACAAATGATTGATCTATCCAATATCCCCGGCGGAGCTGAAATCTTCGAATTCATAACAAAGTTTTGCTATGGTGTGAATTTTCAAATTAATATAAATAACATTGCAGCCCTGCATTGTGCTGCAGTGTACCTTGAAATGACTGATCAATATTGCGACAAAAACCTTGTTACCCGAACACATGGTTTTCTCACACGTGTAGCCTTAACTAGCCTCTCGGGTGCCATTTCTGTTTTAAAATCATGCGAAAATCTTCTTCCTCTGGCCGAAGAGCTCAATATGGTGCAACAATGTGTTAATGTTATTACTACTAAG GCTTGCAACGAAACGAAATTTCCTAGTGGTTCACGTACGAATTGGTGGGCCGAAGAGCTATCGAACGTACACATAAGCTTCTTTATAAAAGTTATCGAGACGATGACATCACGTGGCGTGCAAGAACTCGTAATTGCTGAAGCAATCACAACTTACGCCAAACGAACATTGCTGGACTCCGCCCCTCCCGATTCTGTCAATGGTAAACGAGACGTTCTAGATTCGCTTGTCGCTTTATTACCTGCTGAAACTCAACAACCATTTTATTCAACCAACTTTTTATGTCGTCTCCTTCGCACTGCAATCTTCCTAAAAAACGATGATGATTGCAAGAAGCAGCTAGAAAACCGAATATTAGCCCTTATAGAGCAAATAACCGTCGACGATTTGCTAACGTTGTCATACAAATTAGACGAACAGAGATTGTTAGTGTTGGAAAGTGTAACAAGAATCGTAACACGATTTGTTGAAAAGGAGATGACCGTATCAATATTTAACACGAGCGATTACAATCATGTTTCATCACCATCGATAATTAAAGTTGCCAAAACAGTTGATTCGTATCTCCTTGAAATCGCGAAAGCAACTGAATTAACCATTTCACAGTTCAATGAAATTGCTAACTTGATGCCTAAAAATGTTCGAGAGGTCGAAGATGATCTGTACCTAGCGATTGACGTATACCTACAAAATCATCCGAATTTAGGTGAGATCGAACGAGAAAAGGTTTGCAGCGCAATGGACCCACTTAAGCTATCAGCTGAAACAAGGCTACATGCTTCACAAAACAAAAATCTTCCATTACAAATAGTTTTGCATACTCTTTATTATGATCAGTTACAAGTAAGAAGTGGACAAAGCACTCCTATTGCTCAAAGCATGAGGCATCAAGTGCAGGCTGACGTGGCATTGACTAAAGAAAACGAAGAGTTAAGAAATGAGTTATTGGCGATGAAAATGTATATATCTGACATGGAAAAGAAAAAGGCGGGAACTTCATCTGCGAAATTGAAGAAGCCTACTTTATTCTCGTCGATTACTAAAACTTTCGGAAGATTGAACCCTTTTAAGCAAGTATCGAAAGACACTTTGAGTATCGATGATGGAATAGATCGTACCAAGCCTAGGAGGAGAAGATTCTCTCTGTCGTAA